The following coding sequences lie in one Anomaloglossus baeobatrachus isolate aAnoBae1 chromosome 7, aAnoBae1.hap1, whole genome shotgun sequence genomic window:
- the GRIFIN gene encoding grifin, whose translation MALRFEASCPQGLCPGWSIIIKGETSSTENDFEINFLTDSGDQIAFHFNPRFPEGSIICNSFLSSHWGHEERTDSFPMEANEPFQIEIFSDRENFQVFVDDSKVIQYRHRMKQFTAITKVQVLNDINISSVEISRREMYD comes from the exons ATGGCGTTACGG TTTGAAGCGTCCTGTCCTCAGGGACTGTGTCCTGGATGGAGCATAATTATAAAGGGGGAGACCAGTTCCACTGAGAACGA CTTTGAAATAAACTTCCTCACGGACTCCGGAGACCAGATCGCGTTCCATTTTAATCCTCGTTTTCCTGAAGGCAGCATCATCTGTAATTCATTCTTGTCGAgccactggggacatgaggaacgCACGGATTCTTTCCCCATGGAAGCCAATGAGCCTTTCCAG ATTGAAATTTTCTCAGACAGAGAGAACTTCCAGGTTTTTGTAGATGACAGCAAGGTCATCCAGTACCGACACCGCATGAAGCAGTTCACCGCCATCACCAAAGTTCAGGTTCTCAACGACATCAATATTTCCTCCGTGGAGATCTCAAGACGAGAGATGTACGACTAG